The following coding sequences lie in one Lichenicola cladoniae genomic window:
- a CDS encoding site-specific integrase: MRVSEILSMQAGAVEHHPLGETGADQAYIAARLFKGSDEPMGRPERWVAPEPVVRAVECLEALSAILKEDTDGADLFVPIQKLPSSTGTVSTGAITRRLQTFARDVGASLHEGRIWPLSPHQFRKTFALFVARGDRSNLLALAAHFKHISVVMTSRGYVGTDFELHELIDEEARAETAVALDRLLSSDWLGGRMGERIVARNHAFRGRAGEQVRRDYIRFV; the protein is encoded by the coding sequence ATGCGCGTCAGCGAGATCCTGTCCATGCAGGCCGGGGCGGTCGAGCACCACCCGCTCGGCGAGACCGGTGCCGATCAGGCCTACATCGCCGCGCGCCTCTTCAAGGGTAGTGACGAGCCCATGGGCAGGCCTGAGCGCTGGGTGGCGCCGGAACCGGTCGTGCGGGCCGTCGAGTGCCTGGAGGCGCTCAGCGCCATCCTAAAAGAGGACACCGATGGGGCCGACCTGTTCGTGCCCATACAAAAATTGCCATCGAGCACCGGTACCGTCTCCACCGGCGCGATCACGCGTCGGCTTCAGACGTTTGCCCGAGATGTCGGCGCGTCCCTGCACGAGGGCAGGATTTGGCCCTTGTCGCCGCACCAGTTCCGCAAGACCTTCGCCCTCTTCGTGGCGCGTGGAGACCGGTCGAACCTCCTCGCGCTCGCGGCCCACTTCAAGCACATTTCGGTCGTCATGACCTCGCGCGGCTACGTCGGCACCGACTTCGAGCTGCACGAACTCATCGACGAGGAGGCCCGGGCTGAGACGGCCGTCGCGCTGGACCGGCTCCTCTCCAGCGACTGGCTGGGTGGGCGCATGGGCGAGCGCATCGTGGCGCGCAACCACGCCTTCCGCGGCCGGGCCGGCGAGCAGGTAAGGCGCGACTACATCCGCTTCGTGTAG
- a CDS encoding helix-turn-helix domain-containing protein: protein MGRPDLTEAFLEVISLVRARATLWGTIQAAGRWGVSFPRRHDLLFFRVDYGSCQFVRAGSGAVGLKTGDILLVGTSASFRLTSDPEAQAQAVDSWKLVAATGSREMRLGQGDEAPVLLRGGRLVFDATMERLLVDFLPSFVHVTPPAPSWERVRALLAMNEAAAATDGVQSRFVVPRLMELLLAELQCGEAVVAKLGRGGIRPALTDSMATKALAALHGDIARKWTTAELARLCGKSRSGFSARFSQTVGIGPMAYIQHWRMAVAKDQLRTGRRSVTEIAYLVGFQSSSAFITAFTRENGCSPTRWKRRATDLDQDD, encoded by the coding sequence ATGGGTCGTCCAGATCTGACGGAAGCGTTCCTCGAAGTCATTAGCCTCGTGCGTGCGCGGGCAACACTCTGGGGCACAATTCAGGCGGCTGGTCGTTGGGGCGTGTCGTTCCCAAGACGCCATGACCTACTGTTCTTTCGCGTTGATTATGGGTCGTGTCAGTTCGTCCGGGCGGGTTCCGGGGCGGTTGGGCTGAAGACCGGCGATATCCTCCTGGTAGGCACTTCCGCCTCGTTCAGGTTAACATCGGACCCAGAAGCCCAAGCCCAAGCGGTCGATAGCTGGAAACTCGTGGCCGCTACGGGCTCCCGCGAGATGCGGCTTGGGCAGGGAGATGAGGCGCCCGTGCTGCTCCGCGGCGGGCGTCTAGTCTTCGATGCTACCATGGAGAGATTACTGGTCGATTTTCTCCCCTCATTCGTTCACGTCACCCCTCCGGCTCCGTCTTGGGAACGGGTGCGCGCACTCCTTGCGATGAACGAGGCGGCTGCAGCAACGGACGGGGTTCAGAGTAGGTTCGTTGTGCCACGGTTGATGGAGCTTCTCCTGGCCGAGCTGCAGTGCGGCGAAGCTGTCGTCGCCAAGCTAGGGAGAGGCGGGATACGTCCGGCTCTTACCGACTCGATGGCGACAAAGGCGTTGGCAGCATTGCACGGCGACATAGCAAGAAAGTGGACGACGGCCGAACTGGCCCGGCTATGTGGTAAATCGCGGTCCGGCTTCAGCGCCCGCTTCAGCCAGACCGTTGGCATTGGTCCAATGGCCTATATCCAGCACTGGCGAATGGCGGTTGCCAAAGACCAGCTGAGAACGGGGCGACGGAGCGTGACGGAGATTGCTTACCTCGTCGGCTTCCAGTCCAGCAGCGCATTCATCACTGCCTTTACCCGGGAAAACGGTTGTTCGCCGACCCGCTGGAAACGGCGGGCTACTGATCTCGACCAAGATGATTGA
- a CDS encoding VOC family protein: MILKTYARVFTNDLEKALRTFQALHGSSPHLRLRFGEWDLVGIGDVFIVAGTDEALAPIRDSYGPFIVDDLDKAQRTIEAEGGHITQPISDVPTGRMLYAKHADGLHVEYVECRPDLIEKWIRGPQRDGKLSSQL, from the coding sequence ATGATCCTCAAGACTTATGCCCGCGTCTTTACCAACGACCTCGAGAAGGCGCTCAGGACGTTTCAGGCATTGCACGGCTCCTCGCCGCATCTGCGGCTAAGGTTTGGCGAATGGGACCTGGTTGGCATCGGCGACGTGTTCATCGTTGCGGGCACCGACGAGGCGCTCGCCCCGATCCGCGACAGCTACGGCCCGTTCATCGTGGACGACCTGGACAAAGCGCAACGGACGATCGAGGCAGAGGGCGGGCATATCACCCAGCCCATCTCGGACGTGCCGACGGGCCGCATGCTTTATGCCAAGCATGCGGACGGTCTGCACGTCGAGTATGTCGAATGTCGGCCCGATCTGATTGAAAAATGGATCAGAGGACCGCAACGGGACGGCAAGTTGTCCTCGCAGCTTTAG
- a CDS encoding alpha/beta fold hydrolase yields MTPIFYRSWVGRLRCHLVAGFQPIKSVTSAAFTTNRQFVQHQSSLEELLADDMIQAVMHADGVTPTTIRTLFSELKAKRAAGTIPAVKRRWHVFFHRMFNHFLSCRFQFGPNSPYLQGSLLVVSAAVVWLALLDLCFASPPPLAEYKRMLVYNGMVARAVQTGLGRLTDPGIDRGLAAFCGPTLVTFGARDSWLFPEAAARIVRLSRQARLSVYAAAGHSPFFWSAGRFDRELAAFAKSAVAA; encoded by the coding sequence GTGACGCCGATCTTTTACCGATCATGGGTCGGTCGTCTGCGTTGTCATTTAGTTGCCGGATTTCAGCCCATAAAGAGCGTCACGAGCGCAGCCTTCACCACCAATCGGCAATTCGTTCAACATCAATCGAGCCTGGAAGAACTGCTTGCCGATGACATGATCCAAGCGGTGATGCATGCGGACGGTGTTACCCCAACCACGATCAGAACGCTCTTTTCTGAGCTGAAGGCAAAGAGAGCGGCCGGAACAATTCCTGCGGTCAAGCGCCGTTGGCACGTCTTCTTCCACCGTATGTTCAATCATTTTCTCTCTTGTAGGTTCCAGTTCGGCCCGAACAGTCCTTACTTGCAAGGTAGTCTGCTGGTGGTCAGTGCCGCGGTAGTATGGCTCGCTCTCCTGGACCTGTGTTTCGCGTCTCCGCCGCCCTTGGCAGAGTATAAGCGAATGCTTGTCTACAACGGCATGGTCGCCAGGGCGGTGCAGACCGGCCTGGGCCGGCTTACCGATCCTGGTATCGACCGGGGGCTGGCGGCTTTTTGTGGTCCGACGCTGGTCACCTTCGGGGCCAGGGATAGCTGGCTGTTCCCGGAAGCCGCCGCCCGCATTGTGCGGCTGAGCCGTCAGGCCCGGCTGTCGGTGTACGCCGCCGCCGGCCATAGCCCGTTCTTTTGGTCCGCCGGGCGATTCGACCGCGAGCTGGCCGCGTTCGCGAAATCGGCCGTGGCGGCCTGA
- a CDS encoding ATP-binding protein, whose protein sequence is MTGPPWLRDTIARRFALTIIVVIGLVFALANGAALLAGDWVRPSARGMGLVDRINDIVLLLEAVPPAGRQVAAAAVADGSFRVDVQAPGSAGAVSLDAAAHRQPPQPEVFAPEHGRQRLVLRLAGGSATTADRSVLDTGVGAGPGSYVLAVEVQDGGWVVFTAPTRFWGLDQKARNGIKLAVLTLTVIGISVAAAYQLSRPIRRFTEAVRRFGNDPRAAALPVAGPVELREAVRAFNAMQAKIQAFVSDRTAMLAAISHDLRTPLTKIRLRGEFIEDDDQRARLFRDVDDMQAMVDSALAFFRDDLQDEEVTTFDFPELLRTIADDYADQGHPVAYDGLDNLVHRGKPFALKRAFTNLVDNAVKYGHAPELELRCREDTVVVAVRDSGPGIPTTAFEEVFAPFYRLERSRNRATGGVGLGLTSARSVIQGHGGSITLHNRESGGLELRVTLPA, encoded by the coding sequence ATGACAGGCCCGCCGTGGCTGCGGGACACCATCGCGCGGCGCTTCGCCTTGACCATCATCGTGGTGATCGGACTCGTTTTCGCCTTGGCCAACGGCGCCGCCCTGCTCGCTGGTGATTGGGTGCGGCCTTCAGCGCGCGGAATGGGGCTGGTAGACAGAATCAACGACATCGTCCTCCTGCTTGAGGCAGTTCCGCCTGCCGGGCGCCAGGTTGCCGCCGCGGCCGTGGCGGACGGCAGCTTCCGCGTCGATGTTCAGGCACCCGGTTCGGCCGGCGCCGTATCGCTCGACGCAGCAGCGCACCGCCAGCCGCCACAGCCGGAGGTCTTCGCGCCCGAGCATGGTCGCCAGCGCCTGGTCCTACGCCTCGCCGGTGGCAGCGCGACAACGGCCGACAGGAGCGTCCTCGACACCGGCGTCGGCGCCGGTCCAGGTTCTTACGTCCTCGCTGTCGAGGTGCAGGATGGCGGTTGGGTTGTGTTTACGGCGCCGACGCGGTTCTGGGGCCTCGACCAGAAAGCGAGGAATGGTATCAAGTTGGCGGTCCTGACGCTGACGGTCATCGGCATCTCGGTGGCTGCGGCCTACCAGCTTTCGCGGCCCATCCGCAGGTTCACTGAGGCGGTCCGCCGCTTCGGCAACGACCCGCGCGCTGCGGCCCTGCCGGTGGCCGGGCCTGTCGAATTGCGGGAAGCGGTCCGGGCCTTCAATGCGATGCAGGCGAAGATACAGGCGTTCGTCAGCGACCGTACCGCCATGCTGGCCGCGATCTCCCACGACTTGCGGACCCCGCTGACCAAGATTCGGCTTCGCGGCGAGTTCATCGAGGACGATGATCAGCGGGCGCGGCTGTTCCGCGACGTGGACGACATGCAAGCGATGGTGGACTCGGCGCTGGCCTTTTTCCGCGACGATTTGCAGGACGAGGAGGTGACGACGTTCGACTTTCCCGAGCTGCTCCGCACTATCGCTGACGACTACGCTGACCAGGGGCATCCGGTCGCCTACGACGGCTTGGACAACTTGGTGCACCGGGGCAAACCGTTCGCCTTGAAGCGGGCGTTTACCAACTTGGTGGATAACGCGGTAAAGTATGGCCACGCGCCGGAGCTGGAACTGAGGTGCAGGGAAGACACGGTCGTAGTCGCCGTCCGAGATAGCGGCCCAGGCATCCCAACTACGGCCTTCGAGGAGGTGTTCGCACCGTTCTATCGCCTGGAACGGTCGCGTAACCGCGCCACGGGCGGCGTGGGATTAGGCCTGACCTCGGCACGCTCTGTCATCCAGGGCCATGGCGGCAGCATTACGCTCCATAACCGCGAAAGCGGCGGCCTGGAGCTGCGGGTGACCCTTCCGGCCTGA
- a CDS encoding response regulator — protein sequence MVSLPHILPHILVVDDDEDILSLLTGFFRRHAHPVTVAADGAGMFAALEKERIDLVILDVMLQGEDGFSLCRRLRAQSKVPVIMLTAMSDHTDRVVGLEIGADDYLVKPFDARELLARIKAVLRRTEGVAAGPAATATRPMLEFCGWRLDVARRELRSAGNTLMILSGGEFDLLLAFAEHPQRVLTRDQLLDLARGATHAAFDRSIDVQVSRLRRKLESDAKSPQFIRTVRNGGYIFTPAVHRG from the coding sequence ATGGTTTCCCTGCCTCACATCCTGCCTCACATCCTGGTCGTTGACGACGACGAGGACATCCTGTCGTTGCTGACCGGCTTTTTCCGCCGCCACGCCCATCCCGTGACCGTCGCGGCGGACGGCGCCGGGATGTTCGCGGCGCTGGAGAAGGAACGGATCGACCTGGTGATCCTCGACGTCATGTTGCAGGGGGAGGACGGCTTCAGCCTGTGTCGCCGGCTTCGCGCGCAGTCCAAGGTTCCCGTCATTATGCTAACCGCGATGAGCGACCACACCGACCGGGTAGTAGGGCTGGAGATCGGCGCTGACGACTACCTGGTCAAGCCGTTCGACGCGCGGGAGCTGCTGGCCAGGATCAAGGCCGTCCTGCGCCGCACCGAGGGGGTTGCGGCAGGCCCGGCCGCGACCGCCACCCGTCCCATGTTGGAGTTTTGCGGCTGGCGGCTGGACGTGGCACGGCGGGAGCTGCGGTCGGCCGGCAACACGCTGATGATCCTGTCCGGCGGCGAGTTCGACCTGCTGCTCGCCTTTGCCGAGCACCCGCAGCGCGTGCTGACGCGCGACCAGTTGCTGGACCTGGCCCGCGGCGCCACTCACGCCGCCTTCGACCGCAGCATAGACGTGCAGGTCAGCCGCTTGCGGCGAAAGCTGGAGTCGGATGCGAAGAGCCCGCAGTTCATCCGGACCGTCCGGAACGGGGGCTACATCTTCACTCCCGCCGTGCACCGCGGATGA
- a CDS encoding MlaA family lipoprotein: MLLVTAVALTACAHAPADPAARAEFQKNNDPAEPTNRAIFGANQYVDRNALRPVARSYATYVPGAVRRSLHNFVSNLEEPSTAVNDVLQGNVSRAWNTTQRFVVNTTVGGAGLFDVATDWHRPHHEADFGETLGVWNIAPGPAVQLPLFGPSNVRDAVGKVGGLVLDPLTFVGGSTLSTVTAVSGGVGVVDGRSRLLPTTDSLERSSLDYYATLRSVMAQRRASLVAQAKVGVVSEEKGPPNLAPADVLAK; the protein is encoded by the coding sequence GTGCTACTCGTCACCGCCGTGGCGCTCACCGCTTGCGCCCATGCCCCCGCCGATCCTGCAGCACGTGCCGAATTTCAGAAGAACAACGACCCGGCCGAGCCGACCAACCGTGCCATCTTCGGCGCCAACCAGTACGTTGATCGCAACGCTCTCCGGCCGGTGGCGCGGAGCTACGCCACATACGTGCCGGGCGCCGTCCGTCGCAGCTTGCACAACTTTGTCAGCAACCTGGAGGAGCCGAGCACTGCCGTGAACGACGTGCTGCAAGGCAACGTAAGCCGCGCCTGGAACACCACCCAACGCTTCGTCGTCAACACCACGGTGGGCGGCGCAGGGCTGTTCGACGTCGCCACGGACTGGCACCGCCCGCACCACGAGGCTGATTTCGGGGAGACGCTCGGGGTGTGGAATATCGCCCCCGGCCCGGCCGTGCAGCTACCACTCTTTGGCCCCTCGAACGTCCGCGACGCCGTTGGCAAGGTTGGCGGGCTAGTCCTGGACCCGCTGACTTTCGTGGGTGGTAGCACTCTGTCCACTGTGACCGCGGTGAGCGGTGGCGTCGGAGTTGTCGATGGCAGGTCTCGCCTGCTCCCCACGACTGACAGTCTTGAGCGGTCTTCGCTGGACTATTACGCAACGCTACGAAGTGTCATGGCTCAGCGTCGCGCCTCTCTCGTTGCTCAAGCTAAGGTGGGCGTGGTCAGTGAGGAGAAGGGACCGCCTAATCTCGCCCCCGCAGACGTGTTGGCGAAGTAA
- a CDS encoding YciI family protein → MKVIAIMNYIQDKEKLQVTWPAHLLYRQGFLEDGRLRAAGPFADELGALWTLEVETVDEAETIVKGDPLAEAGVCVSSKLYPLGPVVVSPVKVPI, encoded by the coding sequence GTGAAGGTTATAGCAATTATGAATTATATTCAGGACAAGGAAAAGCTCCAAGTGACTTGGCCTGCCCATCTCTTATATAGACAAGGCTTCCTTGAAGATGGCCGATTGCGCGCCGCTGGGCCGTTTGCTGACGAACTCGGAGCGTTGTGGACACTCGAAGTCGAGACGGTCGATGAGGCGGAGACGATCGTCAAAGGCGATCCATTGGCTGAGGCAGGTGTCTGTGTGAGTTCGAAGCTTTATCCTCTTGGCCCTGTTGTCGTGTCGCCGGTCAAAGTGCCGATTTGA
- a CDS encoding LpxD N-terminal domain-containing protein: MDDDVVGDARFFARSGPYSLAEVAHAAGGTAAASDLIFDGVAPLQSARAQQVSFLHDRRYVGVLDTTQAGAILVPAD, translated from the coding sequence ATGGATGATGATGTGGTCGGTGACGCCCGCTTCTTTGCCCGAAGCGGACCGTACAGCTTGGCGGAGGTCGCCCATGCGGCAGGGGGAACCGCCGCCGCCTCCGATCTGATCTTCGATGGTGTGGCCCCCCTACAGTCTGCCCGCGCCCAGCAAGTCAGCTTCCTGCACGATCGCCGCTACGTCGGGGTGCTAGACACCACGCAAGCCGGCGCAATACTGGTCCCGGCGGATTGA
- a CDS encoding DUF6880 family protein, with protein MAAFVGISGRIQSESPAALPRNPQSENFAGDIAERLITHHRPAEALGWLDRAAVRHDEGRQIDLRIAALDTLGRKTDAQDLRWTTFQRFLSVEHLRAYLRGLPDFDDVADDGDLAPW; from the coding sequence GTGGCCGCATTCGTTGGAATCAGTGGCCGCATTCAATCGGAATCACCGGCCGCTTTGCCTCGGAATCCGCAGTCGGAGAACTTCGCCGGCGACATCGCGGAACGGCTGATCACCCACCACCGTCCGGCCGAAGCCTTAGGCTGGTTGGACCGCGCTGCCGTCCGTCACGATGAAGGCCGGCAGATCGACCTGCGCATCGCAGCGCTGGACACACTCGGGCGCAAGACAGACGCACAGGATCTGCGTTGGACGACGTTCCAGCGCTTCCTCAGCGTCGAGCACCTGCGGGCCTATCTCCGTGGCCTGCCCGATTTCGACGACGTCGCTGATGATGGCGATCTGGCGCCGTGGTAA
- the istA gene encoding IS21 family transposase: MPAERVSMRKVREVLRLRHACGASERTIAQSVGISRTTVGEYLRRTAVIGITWPLPAQMDDAELERRLFTPAGFDTALVRAAPNWNHVHAELRRRGVTLVLLWEEYRAEHPDGYGYSRFCGLYIGWRRGVSATMRQTHVAGERLFVDYAGDTVPVFDGATGEERPAHVFVAVLGASNYTYAEARWSEGLADWIGAHVNALTFLGGVPKLLVCDNLRSGVTATCRYEPGINRTYQEMAAHYCTAVLPARVRHPRDKAKVETAVLIVERFILARLRNRRFLSLGELNEAIHAVQGDMNARLMRKLGASRREFFDSIDRPALMPLPAEPYAYAEWKRCRVAPDYHVELHGHFYSVPSRLIRELVEARITDTTIEVFHAGQRVAAHPRSALRRRHTTTPEHMPSAHRRYASWTPARILAFAAEVGPGTTALVETIMSAKPHPEQGFRACLGILQLAKTYGGARLEAACQRGVSIGARSYGSIASILRNGLDRAFQEDPAPDTAPVLHENIHGRGYYH; encoded by the coding sequence ATGCCAGCCGAGAGAGTGTCGATGCGCAAGGTTCGCGAGGTTTTACGGCTGCGGCACGCCTGTGGGGCGAGCGAGAGGACAATTGCCCAGTCGGTGGGGATCAGCCGGACGACGGTGGGCGAGTATCTGCGGCGGACAGCGGTGATCGGGATCACCTGGCCGTTGCCGGCGCAGATGGACGATGCCGAACTGGAGCGGCGGCTGTTCACGCCGGCCGGGTTCGATACGGCCCTGGTTCGGGCGGCGCCGAACTGGAACCATGTCCACGCCGAGCTCCGCCGCCGGGGTGTGACCCTGGTGCTGCTCTGGGAAGAATACAGAGCAGAACATCCGGACGGCTACGGTTATAGCCGCTTCTGCGGGCTCTACATCGGCTGGCGCCGCGGTGTCAGCGCCACGATGCGACAGACGCACGTTGCCGGCGAAAGACTGTTCGTCGATTACGCGGGCGACACCGTGCCGGTGTTCGACGGGGCGACCGGAGAGGAGCGGCCGGCGCATGTATTCGTCGCGGTGCTGGGTGCGTCGAATTACACGTATGCCGAGGCCAGATGGAGCGAGGGGCTGGCGGATTGGATCGGCGCGCACGTCAACGCGCTGACGTTTCTGGGCGGCGTGCCAAAGCTTCTGGTCTGCGACAATCTGCGCTCTGGCGTTACGGCCACCTGTCGCTACGAGCCCGGGATCAACCGTACCTACCAGGAGATGGCGGCGCATTACTGCACGGCGGTGCTGCCAGCCCGCGTCCGCCATCCACGCGACAAGGCCAAAGTTGAAACCGCGGTGCTGATCGTCGAGCGGTTTATCCTGGCGCGGCTGCGCAACCGGCGGTTCCTGTCACTCGGCGAGCTCAACGAGGCGATCCACGCCGTCCAGGGCGACATGAATGCCCGACTGATGCGCAAGCTTGGCGCCAGCCGGCGGGAGTTCTTCGACAGCATCGACCGGCCGGCGCTGATGCCACTGCCAGCCGAGCCCTACGCCTATGCCGAGTGGAAGCGCTGCCGGGTGGCACCCGACTACCATGTCGAACTGCACGGCCACTTCTACTCGGTCCCGTCGCGTCTGATCCGCGAGCTGGTCGAAGCCCGCATCACCGATACGACGATCGAGGTGTTCCACGCCGGCCAGCGGGTCGCGGCGCATCCGCGGTCGGCGCTGCGCCGGCGGCACACGACAACACCCGAACACATGCCGAGCGCCCATCGCCGCTACGCCAGTTGGACGCCGGCGCGGATCCTGGCGTTCGCTGCCGAGGTCGGTCCGGGCACCACCGCCCTGGTCGAGACGATCATGAGCGCCAAGCCGCATCCCGAGCAGGGTTTCCGCGCCTGCCTCGGCATCCTGCAATTGGCCAAGACTTATGGCGGCGCTCGCCTGGAGGCAGCCTGCCAGCGTGGCGTGAGCATTGGCGCCCGCAGCTACGGCTCGATCGCCTCGATCCTGCGCAACGGTCTCGACCGCGCATTCCAGGAGGATCCGGCCCCCGATACCGCTCCCGTGCTGCACGAGAACATCCATGGTCGCGGCTACTACCACTGA
- a CDS encoding sensor domain-containing protein: MTLFSQRSVSAKSDIGETAGVSSSAFEYTLLRVLAGNIPHRIYAKDIMGRFIFANGAVARGMGVSDPAELLGKTDFDFYPFELATEYNRQEQEILTHGRSILNQEEHARYLLLKDEAWMITTKVAVRDDTGQIIGLVGINYEVTTQKAAGLALQAAHAQAAEATVRLQANVARLDLEVKQRQRFERNLRHQAMHDNLTGLPNRALLMDRIEQAIEVAKRQNQQLTLLFLDFDRFKIVNDSLGHAAGDELLRIVTGRIVRLLRPGETLARIGGDEFVLVLANPMPAETLANLTSHLSRIVARPVHIADREVCVTCSLGYSVYPQDGKDATTLLKHADAAMYEAKKDGGNRMRRYAPGLSSQSGERLEVETQLKQALRRGEFLLHYQPQIQIASGHIVGVEALVRWEHPVRGLVPPMQFIPLAEESELIEAIGEWVLRTACAQAAAWQRSGLPAIRLAINVSARQFHDPALVSVVAHVLAENGLEPQHLELEITESMSMKDPEESFRILASFKALGISIAIDDFGTGYSNLAYLRQFPVRRIKLDRAFVSELGTQSSSHAIVEAIVAMAHKLDLQVVAEGVETAEQRDHLLRYGCDELQGYWFSRPVDAAALGVLLHEQHKLGCGCSVDVAVANVGRMDSKMGNPIDKKGDAAELDVECDSSHVVGF, translated from the coding sequence ATGACTCTGTTTTCTCAGCGTTCTGTCAGCGCTAAATCAGACATTGGCGAGACTGCAGGCGTGTCTTCAAGCGCATTTGAATATACCCTTTTGCGCGTACTTGCTGGAAATATCCCGCACCGCATCTATGCAAAGGATATCATGGGCCGGTTCATCTTTGCCAACGGGGCAGTGGCCCGGGGCATGGGCGTGTCCGACCCTGCAGAGCTGCTGGGGAAGACTGATTTCGACTTCTATCCATTTGAGTTGGCAACGGAATACAATCGACAAGAGCAGGAGATTTTAACGCACGGGCGATCGATTCTTAATCAGGAAGAACACGCCAGATACCTGCTCCTCAAAGACGAAGCTTGGATGATAACAACCAAGGTAGCAGTGCGTGACGATACAGGCCAGATTATTGGGCTGGTGGGGATCAACTATGAGGTAACTACGCAAAAGGCCGCTGGACTGGCGCTGCAAGCTGCTCACGCGCAAGCGGCGGAGGCGACGGTGCGGCTGCAGGCCAACGTTGCACGGCTGGATCTTGAAGTGAAGCAGCGACAACGCTTCGAACGGAATCTACGCCATCAGGCAATGCACGACAACCTCACCGGCCTGCCAAACCGAGCCTTGTTGATGGACCGGATCGAACAGGCGATCGAGGTCGCTAAACGGCAAAATCAGCAGCTGACGCTTTTATTTCTCGACTTCGACCGGTTTAAGATCGTCAATGACAGTCTCGGTCATGCCGCCGGCGATGAGTTATTGCGCATCGTGACCGGACGGATTGTCCGCCTTCTGCGCCCTGGTGAGACTCTCGCTCGCATTGGCGGCGACGAGTTCGTCCTTGTGCTTGCTAATCCGATGCCTGCCGAAACACTTGCAAACTTGACCAGCCATCTCTCCCGCATCGTGGCAAGGCCTGTGCACATTGCCGACCGCGAAGTCTGTGTCACGTGTAGCCTGGGTTATAGCGTCTACCCGCAGGACGGTAAGGACGCAACGACGCTGCTCAAGCATGCCGACGCCGCGATGTACGAGGCCAAGAAAGATGGCGGAAACCGGATGCGACGCTACGCGCCCGGTCTGAGTTCGCAATCGGGCGAGCGATTAGAGGTCGAGACCCAGTTGAAGCAGGCTCTCCGACGAGGCGAGTTCCTGCTGCATTACCAGCCGCAGATCCAGATCGCCAGCGGTCACATCGTCGGTGTAGAGGCCTTGGTGCGCTGGGAGCATCCGGTACGGGGATTGGTGCCTCCAATGCAATTCATCCCGCTCGCCGAAGAGTCGGAGCTGATCGAGGCGATTGGCGAATGGGTACTTCGTACCGCATGCGCCCAGGCTGCTGCGTGGCAGCGGAGCGGATTGCCAGCTATACGCCTCGCTATCAACGTTTCGGCGCGCCAGTTCCACGACCCCGCGCTGGTATCGGTAGTTGCCCATGTGCTCGCCGAAAACGGGCTTGAACCTCAGCATTTGGAGTTAGAGATCACCGAGAGCATGTCGATGAAGGATCCGGAGGAGAGCTTCCGCATCCTGGCCAGTTTCAAGGCACTCGGCATTAGTATCGCGATCGACGATTTCGGCACTGGCTACTCCAACCTTGCCTATCTCCGTCAATTTCCCGTACGTCGCATCAAGCTGGATCGGGCGTTTGTCAGTGAGCTTGGTACTCAGTCGAGCAGCCACGCCATAGTCGAGGCGATCGTTGCCATGGCCCACAAGCTCGATCTTCAGGTCGTCGCCGAGGGAGTCGAGACTGCCGAACAACGCGATCATTTGCTGCGTTACGGATGCGACGAGCTGCAAGGTTATTGGTTTTCGCGGCCAGTCGATGCGGCCGCGCTTGGCGTTCTGTTGCACGAGCAACATAAACTTGGGTGCGGTTGTTCCGTCGATGTGGCAGTGGCCAATGTTGGACGGATGGATTCAAAAATGGGTAACCCAATAGATAAAAAGGGCGATGCAGCGGAGCTTGACGTCGAATGCGACAGCAGCCACGTAGTCGGCTTTTGA